In a genomic window of Zootoca vivipara chromosome 5, rZooViv1.1, whole genome shotgun sequence:
- the CLDN18 gene encoding claudin-18 isoform X2, translating into MSVTMCQSVGFVVSMLGVGGVIASTVMDQWSTQDLYNNPVTAVFNYQGLWRTCVRESSGFTECRSYFTILGLPAMFQAVRSLMIVGIVLGAFGLLVAIFSLKCLRIGNMEDSAKANMTLTAGIMCIVAGLCAICGVSVFANMLVTNFWMSTANMYQPGMMQTLQTRYTFGAALFVGWVAGGLALVGGIMMCIACRGLVPEETHYKAVSYKSAGYKSGTGYEAKKVPVVETNTIKSDEGRRSYPSKYDYV; encoded by the exons ATGTCTGTGACAATGTGCCAGTCTGTGGGCTTTGTGGTGTCAATGTTGGGGGTAGGTGGAGTTATTGCCTCTACTGTCATGGACCAATGGAGCACCCAAGACCTTTACAACAATCCGGTGACGGCCGTCTTCAATTACCAGGGGCTATGGCGCACTTGTGTCAGGGAGAGCTCTGGTTTCACCGAGTGCCGCTCCTATTTCACCATCCTTGGACTACCAG CGATGTTCCAGGCTGTGAGATCTCTGATGATTGTGGGCATCGTGCTGGGTGCTTTTGGCCTCCTGGTGGCTATTTTTTCCCTGAAGTGTTTACGGATCGGCAATATGGAGGACTCTGCCAAGGCAAACATGACTCTGACTGCTGGAATCATGTGCATTGTAGCTG GTCTCTGTGCTATCTGTGGGGTATCTGTTTTTGCCAACATGCTCGTTACAAACTTTTGGATGTCAACAGCTAATATGTATCAACCAGGAATGATGCAGACACTCCAGACAAG ATACACATTTGGTGCTGCCCTGTTTGTGGGATGGGTTGCTGGAGGCTTGGCCTTGGTTGGAGGCATTATGATGTGCATTGCCTGCAGAGGACTGGTACCCGAAGAGACCCA ttaCAAGGCCGTGTCCTACAAGAGTGCTGGATATAAGTCTGGAACTGGGTATGAAGCCAAAAAGGTCCCAGTAGTTGAAACCAATACTATCAAAAGTGATGAAGGGAGGCGTTCCTATCCTTCAAAATATGACTATGTATAA
- the CLDN18 gene encoding claudin-18 isoform X1: MSTTICQVLGFVVSTLGFAGCIAATVMDAWSTQDLYDNPVTAVFQYQGLWRSCVSQSSGLTECRPYFTILGLPAMFQAVRSLMIVGIVLGAFGLLVAIFSLKCLRIGNMEDSAKANMTLTAGIMCIVAGLCAICGVSVFANMLVTNFWMSTANMYQPGMMQTLQTRYTFGAALFVGWVAGGLALVGGIMMCIACRGLVPEETHYKAVSYKSAGYKSGTGYEAKKVPVVETNTIKSDEGRRSYPSKYDYV; the protein is encoded by the exons ATGTCCACAACAATTTGCCAAGTGTTGGGCTTTGTGGTCTCAACCCTGGGCTTCGCTGGCTGTATTGCGGCCACAGTGATGGATGCATGGAGTACACAGGACTTATATGACAACCCGGTGACAGCTGTATTCCAGTACCAGGGCCTCTGGAGGAGCTGCGTCAGTCAGAGTTCAGGTCTTACAGAGTGCCGGCCTTATTTCACAATCCTTGGGCTTCCAG CGATGTTCCAGGCTGTGAGATCTCTGATGATTGTGGGCATCGTGCTGGGTGCTTTTGGCCTCCTGGTGGCTATTTTTTCCCTGAAGTGTTTACGGATCGGCAATATGGAGGACTCTGCCAAGGCAAACATGACTCTGACTGCTGGAATCATGTGCATTGTAGCTG GTCTCTGTGCTATCTGTGGGGTATCTGTTTTTGCCAACATGCTCGTTACAAACTTTTGGATGTCAACAGCTAATATGTATCAACCAGGAATGATGCAGACACTCCAGACAAG ATACACATTTGGTGCTGCCCTGTTTGTGGGATGGGTTGCTGGAGGCTTGGCCTTGGTTGGAGGCATTATGATGTGCATTGCCTGCAGAGGACTGGTACCCGAAGAGACCCA ttaCAAGGCCGTGTCCTACAAGAGTGCTGGATATAAGTCTGGAACTGGGTATGAAGCCAAAAAGGTCCCAGTAGTTGAAACCAATACTATCAAAAGTGATGAAGGGAGGCGTTCCTATCCTTCAAAATATGACTATGTATAA